One segment of Terriglobia bacterium DNA contains the following:
- a CDS encoding GNAT family N-acetyltransferase → MTGQAPALSIRRAVSRDIPEFIDLLRMVSDRTYPLETVRTTLSDLRPGEYYAWVAVAGSDLVGVTMLQPCVLEVSGNRCAAGYWTNLCVRPDYRRTTLYPRLLFAMMAGAAELGMDVVYGAIRRPDVLAGHLALGMENVGEMPVLVKPIRPTRLVSKYKGFGSLAAQLGNLPDYFYSKYRLIRRSSSSSPYSIKDSRAVGCDPDIYMPALRAAFSSQVQQPLTAESFGKRYHANPDGDEYRILSVQRSGSTQAAIVYRSAVRGPEIRSFVIMEMGHQLSQEDALRFGLLELEKRAAESDCDVILCLSSSLGMQAALRNAGYFKSNEKYVLIKKLTGRKPACVLPAKIGDWHFTFADHDAF, encoded by the coding sequence CGGCCAGGCCCCAGCCCTATCGATCCGACGCGCCGTCTCCCGCGACATCCCTGAGTTCATCGACCTCCTGCGGATGGTTTCGGACCGGACCTATCCGCTTGAAACCGTCCGAACGACGCTTTCGGATCTCAGGCCCGGGGAGTACTACGCCTGGGTCGCGGTTGCCGGCAGCGATCTCGTCGGCGTCACGATGCTCCAGCCGTGCGTATTAGAAGTGTCCGGAAACCGATGTGCCGCAGGATATTGGACTAATTTATGCGTCCGGCCCGACTATCGGCGGACAACCCTGTATCCCCGGTTGCTCTTTGCCATGATGGCCGGCGCGGCGGAACTGGGCATGGATGTGGTCTACGGCGCAATCAGGCGTCCCGACGTGCTGGCTGGACATCTGGCCCTGGGCATGGAAAATGTCGGTGAAATGCCGGTGCTGGTCAAGCCGATTCGGCCGACGCGCCTGGTTTCCAAATACAAAGGGTTCGGAAGTCTTGCAGCGCAGTTGGGCAACCTCCCGGACTATTTTTATTCGAAATACCGCCTGATCAGGCGTTCGTCTTCAAGCTCTCCATATTCGATTAAAGACAGCCGGGCGGTGGGATGCGATCCCGATATTTACATGCCGGCTTTGAGGGCAGCATTCTCCTCCCAGGTGCAGCAGCCGCTGACAGCGGAATCCTTCGGCAAGCGGTATCACGCCAACCCCGATGGAGATGAGTACCGAATCTTATCCGTTCAGCGCTCCGGCAGCACCCAGGCCGCTATCGTCTACCGGTCTGCTGTACGCGGTCCGGAGATTCGGTCTTTCGTCATTATGGAAATGGGGCATCAGCTTTCGCAGGAGGACGCCTTGCGCTTTGGCCTTCTGGAATTGGAAAAGAGGGCCGCGGAATCCGACTGTGACGTAATTCTGTGTCTTTCCAGTAGTCTTGGCATGCAGGCGGCGCTCAGGAACGCCGGGTATTTCAAATCGAATGAGAAGTACGTACTCATCAAGAAACTCACCGGACGAAAGCCCGCTTGTGTCCTCCCTGCTAAAATTGGCGACTGGCATTTCACCTTTGCCGATCATGATGCGTTCTAG